The Candidatus Hydrogenisulfobacillus filiaventi sequence CTGGGCCGCTGGGCCTGGTGGCCGGGCTACCGCTGGCCGCTGCCGGACCCGCCGGCGGCGGACGGGGCTTGATGCGATCGGACCCCTCCGGGTGTGCTATGGTGGTACGTGTCGTAGTCGTAGCCTAATGCCATCGGCAAGGGAGACAGGCAGCGATGGGGCCGGAAAGCATGGCCACATTGGACGATGTGCGGGATACAGGGCGGCTGTTTGACCTGACCTTCGCCCTCTTCCGCGCCCTGGGACGGGGTTTCCGCCGCGAGCGGGAGGACCTGTTCCACATCACGCCCACCCAGTACCACGTGCTGGCATTGGTCCGCGACCACGGTCCCGCGACCCTCATGGAGGTGGCGGCGCTGTTGCGGGTGGCCGGTCCCACCGCCACCCGGGCGGTGGAAGCCCTGGCCCAGAAGGGGCTGGTGGTCAAGGACCGGGACCCTCAGGACCGGCGGATGGTCTGGCTGCGCCTGTCCCCGCGGGGTGAGGACCTCCTGGGCCGGGAACGGCTGCAGCAGATCCGGCACCTGGAGGTGCTGCTGGGCCGCCTGGAAGGCGCCGAACAGCGGCAGCTCTGCCGCCTGCTGGCCAAGATGCTGGAGGGGGAGCCGGGCGGGCCCGGGGTGACGCCATGAGCCGCAGCATTGCGGTCGGGGTTATCCTCAACCCCATGGCTGGCCGTGACATCCGGCGGGTCGTCTCGGCCGCCTCCCTGGCTTCCGCCGCCGACAAGGTGCTGACCGTGCGGCGCATCCTGGCCGGCGTGCAGGCCCTGCCCGGGACCCGGGTCCTGATGGTGGATGACGACGCGGGGTACGGGCAGCTGGTGGCGCGGGCCTTCCCGGAGGGGTTTGTCACCCTGCTGAAGGACGAGGACCCCGATCAGTGGCTGTCTGCGCAGCGCACCACCGCCTGGGCGCGGCTGTTGACCGCGGCCGGGGCCCGGGTGCTGGTGGTGGTGGGCGGGGACGGCACCCAGCGCAATGCGGCGCAGGCGGGCGTGCCGGTACCCCTGGTGCCGGTGGCGGGCGGCACCAACAATGTGGCCTGCTGGACCGGCGACCAGACAGTGGCGGGGCTGGCGGCCGCGCGGGTGGCGGAAGGGCGGCTGGACCCGGCGGAGGTCGGCTGGCGCGCCAAGCTCTTGCATGTGCGCACCCCGTCCGGGGTCGAGGAGGTGGCCCTCATTGATGTGGCCCTGGTGCGGCAGCCGTTCACGGGCGCGTTGGCGGTCTGGCATGCCGGCGATGTGGAGACCCTGGTGCTGGCGGTGGCCGACCCCACCCGTCCGGGCCTGTCCAACATCGGTGGGCTGGTGGCCCCAGTCGGCCCCGAGGATGAGCACGGGGTCTGGCTGGACCTGGACGGCCCCGGCCAAGGGCGCCTGCGGCGGGACGCGGTGCTGGCCCCCGGCCTGTTGGATACCTTTTGGGTCCGCAGCCACGGGACCCTGCCCCTGGACGGGGAACGGGTGCTGGCCCGGCGGGACGGCCAGGGCGCCAGCGTGGCCCTCGATGGGGAGCGCACGGTGGTGCTGCGCCCCGGGGAAGAGGCACGGGTACGCATCCGGCGCGACGGCCCCTGGATCGTCGACCCCGCGCGGGTGATGGCGGTGCTGCGCACGGAACGGGGGGTAGCGGACGCCCGTTAGCCGCAGGGCGGGGTGAGGGTCCAGGAACTGCCGTTGGTGCTGAAGGCCGCCCCATGGGTGAGCACGTCCGGCCCCACCACTGCCAGCGCCAGGTCTGGCACGCCCATGACGGTCAGGGTGCCGCGGGCCAGGGGTACCGGCTGCCCTTGGTCGAGGACCTCCAGGTCCCGTCCGGGGATCCGGTAGCGGTAGGCGGTGCTGGTCGCCCCCGGGACCACCCCGCCCAGGCTGGTTACCCCCACCGGCTGGAAGCCGGCTGCCTGCAGCACGCTCTGGGGCAGGATGGAGTTCACCCCGCCCGTGTCCAGGAACACCGGCAGGGTTTCGGTGGCAGCCGGCCCGTCCAGGATCAGGGTGAGCGGGATGCGGTTGCCCTCCGCGGGGGAGGTGAAGCGGCCGCTCACCGGCGGCGGGCAGGCGCCGCTCCCCCGGGTGGCGGGTTCCGGGGTGCCCGGCAGGGTGAGGGCGACGCTGCGGGCCACCCAGCGCCCGGAGAGCAGGTACCAGATCACCTGGCGGTGCCAGTAGTGGATCACCAGACGGTCCCCGGGCCGGGTCCGGGCCATGGCGGCCGTAAACGCGGCACAGTCGGGGGTGGCCCAGGTGCGGTTGCCGTCGCTGCGGTCGGTGATGGCGGCGATGAGGTCTCCCACCGGGTCGGTGCGCTGGGCGGCGCCGACCAGGCCGGCAGCGGCCGCCGGCCCCCCACTCTGGGCACGGATGATCTCGCAGCCGCTTGCCGTCCAGTCGGCGGGGGGGTCGGCCACCGTGACCCCCAGGGAGCCCGGAGCCTGGTGGTGGATGGACGACCAGGTCCGCACCGCGGCGGCCGCTCGGGTAAGGTCGCCGCGGGCGGTAGCGAGCAGGTGCAGGGCGGTGTCCCCCAGCTGCTGCAACGCCTGGCGGTTGGCGTCCGCCTGGGCGGTCAGCCGGGAACCCGCCCGGCGGTCGTCGGCCAGCCCGGCCGATACCGCTGCCTCCAGGTCGGCGCCGGTGGCGTCCAGGCGCAGGACCGCCTGGGCCAGGGAGGCCTCCAGGGGTGAAGGGTCGGTCGCGCCCGGATCGCGGGCGGCGGCAGGGGAGGCCAGTTGCAGGACCTGCCCGGTGAGGGTGGAGACCGCCTGCGCCTCGCGGGTGAGGGCCGTGGCATCCGCCTGGGCCCGGGTCAGGTCCTGCCCGGCCGCGGTGAGGGCCGTGCTCGCCGACGCCGGTACTGCGGCCGCCCCGCCGGCCCGGCCCAGGGACCGGTAGGCTTCCCCGAGATGCTGCACCGAGGCCAGGTAGCGGTCCACGCCTACCGCCGCCCCCGCCATCAGTGCCCCCGCTGCCACCATTCCCCACAGAATGCCTGCCTTCACCCGTCTCCGCCTCCTGTCTACGCCAAACGCCGGCGGGCCCGGAAAGGTTTCCCGGTTCCCGGGTCCGGCCGGTGCGCAGGTCCCGCGGACAGGGAGAAAGGCCGTGGCCGGAGCCGCCCGACCTGCGGCCGGGGCCTGGCGTTTCCCTTGCCGCGGTTCCTTCCCGTCTGACGGCAGGCGGCCCCATGGCCCGCCGCCCTCCGGCTGCCCCCTCCGCCCGGAAGGCGCCTACGCCGGCAGGTACCGGGGGAGGGCCCACCCCAGCGGTAGCGCTGCTGCGCCATCGGCCGGTCATCCGGCTGGACGCACCGCCTGCCGCCCGCCACCGCGGGGGCTGCGGCGGCGCCCGCCGGGCCCCTGGAGCCGGGAGAGCCCGAAGCGGGGGCGCCGCTGGCGATCCGGCAGGCGGGAACCATGGGGCGGGTAGAGACCCCGGCCGGGCCCTCCCCTCCGCCACCTGCCGCGGCACCGCCAGCGGCCCCCGGCATCCCGGCCGCCTGTGCCCCATATCGTGGAAACGGCCGGGACGGCAACCCCGGCCGCGAAGGGGGGACGGGCGTCTTGGGCGCCGGAAAAGCGCTGCAGCCGGGGCCGGAGCTGGTAGAGGCGGTCACCCGTCTGGCCCGCCTGCGCCGGCAGCTGAAGGAACTGGAACACGAGGAGGCGGTGGTGCGGGAGCGGGTCCTGGCCCTACTGGATCCCTGGCCGCCGGAGGCCTTCCCGCTGGCAGTGGGGCCGCTGACGGTCACCCGCTACAGCCGGCCGGGGCGGTTGGACCCGGAGGCCGCTCGGCGCGTGCTGACCGCCGCCGGCCAGTGGCAGGCGCTTCCCGCCGAATGGACGGTGGCGGACCCCGCCCTGGCCGAGCACCTGGCCGCCCAGCTGGCCATCCTGCCTATGCCCGAGAGCAGTCGGGCGGTGCTGTCCGCCCTCTGGCGGGGGGCGCTGGCCCGGCAGCCGCGGCTGGACGCCGCCGTGCTGGACCGCCTGGTGGCGGAGGGCCGGCTGGATGCCCGGGACCGGGCTGCCTGTTTTAAAGGCGGTCGCCCGTCGGTGACGGTGGTGGCGGTGCGCTAGGCGGTCCCGCCCGGGCCCAGGCGCCCAGGACCGCCGCCGACGGCCGCACCCGGCGGGCCTGGGTGGCGTAGTCCACCGCGATGAGGCCGAAGCGGGGGCCGAAGCCGAGGGCCCATTCGAAGTTGTCCAGCGCGGCCCAGTAGAAGTAGCCCCGGATCGGGACCCCGGCCGCTCCGGCGCGGGCCAGGGCGGCCAGATGCGCCTCCAGGAAGGCGGTCCGGAAGCCGTCATCGGTGGTGGCGATACCGTTCTCGGTCACCACGATGGGGAGCCGGAAGCGGGCCAGCCGGTGCAGCAGGACCTCCAGGCCTTCAGGATCCACCTCCCAGTCCATGTCCGTGACCGGTCCCCCCGGTCCGCCGGGGGGATGGAAACCGGGGGTGAGGGTGGCGGGCCGTGACCCAGTTGCGGGTGTAGTAGTTCAGTCCGATGAAGTCTAGGCGGTCCGCCACCGCTTCCAGGAAGGCATCGTTGAACAGGCGGCCGGCCAGGGCCGCCGCCGCCCGGTCCCGCCAGCGGGGGGTGGCAGGCAGGAAGTGCACCTGGTGCTTGGCCACCCCCACCAGCGCCCCGGGAGCCTCGGCCTTGATGACGGCATAGGCTTCCCGTTGCAGGCGGGCCAGACGGCGGGAAAGGGTGAGCAGGCGGTGCGGCTGGCGCAGGCCTGGCGGCCATTCCCCGCGGACATAGCCCATCAGCACATAAATGAGCGGCTCGTTGAAGACCACGAAGCAGGGGACCCAGGGGGCCAGGGCCCGTACCGTGCGCGCTACCTGGGCCAGAAAGGGGCGTCCGGCCCCGGCGGCGGCGAAGCCGCCCCGGCGCGCGAACCAGCGGGGGAGGGTGAAATGGTGCAAGGTCACGCAGGGGATGAGGCCGCGCGTCCGGGCGGCCCGGGCTACCTCACGGTAATGGTCGAGGGCGGCGGGGTCGACCCGGCCGGGCTCAGGTTCCACCCGGCTCCATTCCACCGAGAACCGGTAGGCGTTGAGGCCGATGGCCTGCAGAAGGTCGAGGTCCTCCCGGTAGCGGTGCCAATGGTCGCAAGCAGCGCCGGAACGGGCCTGCCCCCGCACCCGGCCCGCCGCCTCCCAATCGGTCCAGTCGTTGTCGGTGCCGCCTTCCACTTGGTGGGCGGAGGTGGCTGCGCCCCACAGAAACGGGGGCAGGTCCGCAGGCCAGGTGGGCGCCGGCATGGTCAGGCGCCGGCTCCCGCCCGCACCGCCAGCGCCTTGGGGACCACGCCCAGGGTTACTGGCAGGTGGCCGATGAGTTCGCCGTCGGCGTCCACCCAGAGCTCGGGCGGACCGTTCACCTCCAGGCGGGCGGCGTTAAAGGTCTCAACCGCCGGGTGGCCGGTGTGGTTGCCGCGATAGGCCTTGACCAGCAGCGGCAGCACCTCCAGGCGGGGCAGGCGGCCGACCCACAGCACCGTGAGGAGGCCGTCGGTGGGGTCGGCCCCCGGGCAGATGTGGATGCCCCCGGCATAGAACGGGGTGTTGCCGGCGGTGAGCATGAAGGTCTCCCGCCGGCGGGCGGCCTCGCCCACGTGCACCTCCAGGGGGCGGAAGCGGTAGGTGAACAGATTAGCCAGGATGCCGCGCACGAAGGTCCAGGTGCCGGACCCCTTGCGGGATTGGCGGGCGTTGACCCAGCCGGCCACCTCCGCGTCGAAGCCGATGCCGGCCACGGTCAGGAAATAGGTGCGGTTGACCTGGCCCAGGTCCAGCTGCCGGATGCGGGGACCCTGGGGGCCCGGCTCATCCAGCGCCACGGCCAGGCAGCCTAGGGGATCGGGGGGCAGGTCGAGCACGCGGGCAAAGTCGTTGCCGGTACCGGCCGGGATCACGGCCAGCACCGCCCGAGCGTGGGGGCCCAGCCCGTTCACCACCTCGTGATGGGTGCCGTCCCCGCCTAAGGACACCACGGTGACGGCTTCGCCGGCCAGGCCGCGGGCGATGTCGGTGGCGTGGCCGGGGCCTTCGGTGGCGCGGACCTCCACCCCCCGGCGTTCCAGTTCCGGGCGCAGGGATTCATACACCCGCCGCGCATGCCCGTTGCCGGCAGCGGGATTGTAGATCAGGATGGCAGGGCCCACAGAATCATGCTCCTGTCTATTCGGGGATGCGCGCGCCCCCTTCAGCGGGGGCGTCACGGTTGGTGAGGGCCAGGGCGTCGGGGTCGCCGGCCAGCAGGGCGTGGCAGGTCCGGATCTCGTCCGCGTACTGGGCCTCTTTGGCCACCGGCGTCTCCAGGTAGAAGGGCACCGTCTGTAACCGGGGATCGGCCAGCACGGCCCGGATGCGGCGGGGCCCGATGAACCCCTGGCCGATGAGCTCGTGGCGGTCGCGGCGGGCGCCGAAGGGGACCATGGAGTCATTCAGGTGGATGGCACCCAGCCGGTCCAGGTAACGCGGTTCGGCAAAGCCGGGGAAGGCGGTGACCTCCCCGTCCGGCACTACCCCGGCCGCGAAGGCGTGCTGGGTATCGAAGCAGAACCCCAGCCGTTCGGGGGCGAAGGGTTCAGCCAACAGCAGGAGCTCCTCCAGGGTGGTCCCGATCTCGGACCCCTGCCCGGCCGTGTTCTCGAGCAGCAGGCGCACCGGCCCGCTGTAGCGCCCCAGCACGGTGGCCAGGGCCTCCTGCATGCGGGCCAGGGCCCAGGCCCGGTCGCGGTCCTTGCCCTTGCCGCAGTGGACCACCACCCCGTAGCTGCCCCGGGCCTCGGCCACCACCAGGTCCCCCACCAGGGCCTCGATGGACAGGTGGTAAAGTTCGTCGTCGGGGCTGGCCAGGTTGATCAAATAAGGGGCGTGGCCGATGGTGACCACGTCCTCCTGCGCCAGAAGCTCCCGCCCGCGGGCGGCGTCGGCCTGGTCGACCGGCTTGGCGTTGCGGAAGCCGCGGGGATTCTTGGTGAAGTACTGGAAACAATTGGCCCCCAGCCCGGGAGCCCGGGCCACGGCGGCTGCGTAGCCTTTGGCGACGCTGAGATGACAGCCGATGCGCATAGTCCGCCCCTTTCGTCCCCCAGCATGATGAAAAAAGTTGCGGGGACCGTCAAGCAACGGCGGGGTAGACCGCTCAGCTGTCCCCGCCCCGGACCAGGACCGCGCTGCCCTGCACCGCCGCCGCCTTCACCCGCACCAGGGCCTCCCGCGCCTGGCTCATGGGCCAGCGTTCCACCTCGGGCTCCACCCCGGCCTGGTCCGCCCAGTACATCCATTCCCAGGCGTCCCGGCGGGTGGCGTTGGCCACCGACCGCAACACCCGCTCACCGTAGAGCAGGCGGTAATCGAAGGCGGGGATGCCGTCCTGCAGGTGGACCGCGTTGATGGCGAGCACCCCGCCCGGGGCCAGGGCGGCCAGCGCCTGCGGGATGAGGCGGCCTACGGGTGCGAAGGTGATCCCGGCCTCCAGCGGCTCCGGCGGCGGGTCCCCGGCCGCGCCTGCCCACGCCGCCCCCAGCCGCAGGGCCAGGGCACGGTGGGCGGCACTGCGGGTGAAGACGTACACCCGGCAGCCCCAGTGACGCGCCAGCTGCAGGGCCAGGTGGGCTGAGGCGCCGAACCCCCACAGGCCCAGGGTCCGGGGCCGGTCCGGCCCCACCCCGGCCAGCCGCAGGGAGCGGTAGCCGATGATGCCGGCACAGAGCAGGGGCGCCGCCCGCACGTCGTCAAAACGGGCCGGCAGCGGTACCAGGTAGCGGGCGGGCGCGGTCAGTGCCTCCGCGTACCCCCCCGGTACCGACAGCCCGGTGAAGCGGGCTTGCGGGCAGAGATTCTCCTCCCCGCGCAGGCAGGCCGGACAGCGGCCGCAGGCGTCGTACAACCACGCCACCCCGACCCGCGTGCCGGGCCGGAGCTGCCAGGTATCGGTCCCCGGCTGGCCGGCGGCCGCCAGCAGGGCCCCGGCGAGACCGGGATCGATGCCCGGGGGCGGGCAGACCTCCGTGGCATCGGGGGCCGTCTCCACCACCCGGCCCACCACCTGATGGCCGGGGATGCCCCCCGGCGCCGGCAGGGGCAGCTCGCCTTCCACGGTATGGAGGTCGGTGTGACAGACGCCGCAGGTGGCCACCTCCACCAGCACCTCGCCCGGCCCCGGCCGGGGGCGGGGCCGGTCCGTCCGCCAGCGGAAGGTCAGCCGCGCGTCCTCCAGCGGGGCCGCCTGTTCCAGCACCCAGGCGCCCATGGTCCCGGACCCGGTTTCCATGTCCGTCGGTCTCCTTTCCGGCGGGATTCTAGGCGCATTGTACCGCGCGGGGGGCCGCCGGGTAGGCGGGTATCGGGTATGATGAGGACGATCAGCCCGCCCGCCGGGCGGGTGCGGGAGGAGGATGCGGATGCCGGCCGACGAATCCCGGGAGGCGGCCTACCCCATCATCGGGCCGGTGGAGGAGGGCACCGACCTGCTCGACCGCAAGCTCCTGGCGTACTTCAAGGCCCTGGGCCCCGACTACGCCAAGCTCATCGGCTTCCGGTTCGCGCGCCCGGTGGATGAGGTGCGCGCCCGGCTCGAGCACCTGGAGGCCCTGGGGCTGGTGGAACGCGTGGAAGGCCGGATTGTAAAGTACTATCATCGGCGGGTGAAGGCGGTGAAGCACCGCAACCATACCTATTATCAGCTGACGCGGGAAGGCGACCACTTCCTCCGCCGCCATCCCACCGAGCCGCCCCCCATCACCCATCCCAAGCGCTGAGGGCGGGAGGAAGCCGGCGGCCCGTCCCTTCGGGGGCGGGCCGCCGTGGCGCGTCAGGCCAGCGCCTGCCGCAGGTCCCAGATCAGGTCGTCGGGGTCCTCCACCCCGGCCGAGAGGCGCAGCAGCCCGGGCACAATGCCCAGGCGGCGCCGCAGCGGTTCGGGCAGCTCGCGATGGGTTTCCGAGTAGGGATGGGTGATGAGGGATTCCGTGCCCCCCAAGCTCACCGCGGGCAGGACCAGCTGCAGGCGGTCCATGACCGCCGCCACGCGCCCGGGGTCCCGGAGCACGAAGGAGACCATGCCGCCGGGGCCGCCGGCCTGGCGGCGGTGGCGGGCGTTGGCCTCCGGTTCCAGTTCGGGGTAATAGACGCGGGCCACCGCCGGGTGGTCCGCCAGCGCCCGCGCCACGCGGCGGGCGTTCTCCTCCTGACGGGTCAGGCGTAGGCCCAGGGTCTTGAGCCCGCGCAGGGTGAGGTAGGCGTCCAGGGGACCCAGGACGCCGCCGGTGCCGTTGGCCACTTCCCCCAGCCGCTCGGCATCCTCCGGCCCGCGGGCGACGAGGGCGCCGGCCAGGACGTCGTTGTGGCCGGCCAGGTACTTGGTGGCGGAGTAGACCACGATGTCCGCGCCCAGTTCCAGCGGCCGCTGCCGGTAGAAGGTCATGAAGGTGTTGTCCACCACCAGCCGGGCGTCGTGGCGGTGGGCGAGGGCAGCCAGGGCCCGGATATCGGAGATGCGCAGGACGGGATTGGAGGGCGTCTCCACGAACAGCATGCGGGTGGTTCCCCGCCAGTGCCGTTCCACCTCCTGCGGGTCGCGGGTGTCCACGAAATCGAAGTCCAGCCCCAGATGGCCCAGGTAGTCGGTCAGCACCCGGTAGGTGCCGCCGTAAAGGTCGTCGGTGAGCAGGATGTGGTCCCCCTGGTGCAGCAGCAGGAAGAGGGCGGTGATGGCTGCCATGCCGGAGGCGAAGACCCGCGCTCCCGCCCCGCCCTCCAGCCGGGTCAGGGCCTCCTCCAACGCGCTCCGGGTGGGGTTGCGGGTGCGGGAGTAGTCGTAGGTGCCGAGGGCATCGCCGCGGTGCTGAAAGGTCACCGTCTGATAGATGGGCGTGGTAACGGAGCCGTAGACGGGGTCCTGGCCCGTGCCGGCGTGCGCCAAGAGGCTGTCGATGCCGAACCGGTGCGTTGCAATCACAGGCAGCCCTCCTCGCCTTGTCCTGGTCCATAAACCGGGTAACGCCCCGCCGGCGGTAGCGGTTACCCCGGCCGCCGGCGTCCGGAGGCCGGCTTGTCCCTGCTTATGCCGGCCGGGGGCCGGCTATGCGGCCCGGGCAGCCCTCCAGGAGCCAAGCAAGGTACTTATGGACCATTGCGTGCGACATTCGGACTCATTATTGCGGGAAAATGGCTAGTACGTTAGGATCGGTCTGGCCTCAACAAATTCAGGAGGAGGCGGAGTGTTGCCGATGGGACGTACGCGCCTGACCTGGCTTGGCCTGACGGCTGCAATCGGGACCCTCATCGCGGGGTGCGGGGTGACCCCTACCGTCGCCCATGCCCCCTGGTTGACCCTCAACCCTGCCACCCGCACCGCCCGCATGCTGGTGGTGATGGATTCCCACCCCAACAATCCCGGGAACCTGGGCCTGAATTTCGATGATTACTCCCGGGGTGGCCTGGTCTTCCGGATTCCCCAGGGCTACCACGTGACCATGGTGGTGCGCAACGACGGCGGCCAGGCATATTCGGCCGGCATCTACAACGCCCGCCTGCACCTCGCCTTCCCCGGTGCCGGCATCCCCCTCTCCGCCATGCGCGCCAACCCGGACAACTCCTGGATCATGCCCGGGCAGACGGTCACCTACCACTTCACCGCCACCACCCCCGGGACCTATAAACTGGCCTCCCTGCTGTTCAGTGCCCCGTCCTCCGGCAAGCGGGCCAATCACCTGTTTACCGGCATGTGGGACACCGTCAAGGTCACCCCGGCCACCTGAGCGCCGCCCGGCCCCGGCAGGACCGGGGCCGCTGCCGTTGGCGCCCGTCTGACGACCAGTGACCCCCGCTTTTCCGCGCTTCACCGCCGGGCGGTTGAGCCCGCCCGCCGCGCCGCCGCACAATACCCTCAACAACGGGTTGCGGCGGCGGCCGCCAGTTCCGAAGGAGGCGCGGATCATGGCCAAGGATCGGGACCAGGACCTCATCACCCTGGTGGACGATGAGGAGCGGGATGTGGACTGGTTTGACGTCATGCGTTCCTGGTTCGCCCAGGACGAGGAGGAGCAGGAGGAGGAACCCCGCGAGCGGTAAGCGGGGCAGCGGGTCAGGGACCGGTAAGGGCCGGGAGGGGCGGCGCTTACCGGTCCCTCTTTTTTGTCGGAGGCCGCGGGGGCCCCGCCGGCAGCAGGCCGGTGTCGCCCCTGACGGTGTGTTATGATAATGAAAGAAAACGCCCTTAGTTGCGGCGGTAAAGGCAGGGATTCGGGCAGTCCTCCGGATAGGGGGCCGGAAATCCGGGCGCGCGGAGCGGACAGCATCCGGCAGCAGCCGGTACCGGCCGTCCAAATCCGCTGAAATCCCGCATATTGAGCAGAACAGCCACGGATGGCCTTTCCATGTCATGATGACAAAAAATCGGTTGACTAGCTGATATATTACATGTTAGACTGCCCGCGACGGCAGTGGCTTGTGGCAGGCGGAAGCGGGGGATGGCCATGGCAGGGATGGCGGAACCGGCGGCGGTGCAGGAGCCGCCCATGATTGCCGCGCGGGGGTTGACCGTCCGGCTGGGTGGCGGCGGTCAGCCCCTGCGCACGGTGCTGGAGGACATTACCCTCAACGTCCCCGTCGGCGCCTTTGTGTCGGTGGTGGGCCCT is a genomic window containing:
- a CDS encoding MarR family transcriptional regulator, producing the protein MGPESMATLDDVRDTGRLFDLTFALFRALGRGFRREREDLFHITPTQYHVLALVRDHGPATLMEVAALLRVAGPTATRAVEALAQKGLVVKDRDPQDRRMVWLRLSPRGEDLLGRERLQQIRHLEVLLGRLEGAEQRQLCRLLAKMLEGEPGGPGVTP
- a CDS encoding Acetoin catabolism protein X — translated: MSRSIAVGVILNPMAGRDIRRVVSAASLASAADKVLTVRRILAGVQALPGTRVLMVDDDAGYGQLVARAFPEGFVTLLKDEDPDQWLSAQRTTAWARLLTAAGARVLVVVGGDGTQRNAAQAGVPVPLVPVAGGTNNVACWTGDQTVAGLAAARVAEGRLDPAEVGWRAKLLHVRTPSGVEEVALIDVALVRQPFTGALAVWHAGDVETLVLAVADPTRPGLSNIGGLVAPVGPEDEHGVWLDLDGPGQGRLRRDAVLAPGLLDTFWVRSHGTLPLDGERVLARRDGQGASVALDGERTVVLRPGEEARVRIRRDGPWIVDPARVMAVLRTERGVADAR
- a CDS encoding protein of unknown function (Evidence 5 : Unknown function), with product MKAGILWGMVAAGALMAGAAVGVDRYLASVQHLGEAYRSLGRAGGAAAVPASASTALTAAGQDLTRAQADATALTREAQAVSTLTGQVLQLASPAAARDPGATDPSPLEASLAQAVLRLDATGADLEAAVSAGLADDRRAGSRLTAQADANRQALQQLGDTALHLLATARGDLTRAAAAVRTWSSIHHQAPGSLGVTVADPPADWTASGCEIIRAQSGGPAAAAGLVGAAQRTDPVGDLIAAITDRSDGNRTWATPDCAAFTAAMARTRPGDRLVIHYWHRQVIWYLLSGRWVARSVALTLPGTPEPATRGSGACPPPVSGRFTSPAEGNRIPLTLILDGPAATETLPVFLDTGGVNSILPQSVLQAAGFQPVGVTSLGGVVPGATSTAYRYRIPGRDLEVLDQGQPVPLARGTLTVMGVPDLALAVVGPDVLTHGAAFSTNGSSWTLTPPCG
- a CDS encoding conserved protein of unknown function (Evidence 4 : Unknown function but conserved in other organisms); the encoded protein is MGAGKALQPGPELVEAVTRLARLRRQLKELEHEEAVVRERVLALLDPWPPEAFPLAVGPLTVTRYSRPGRLDPEAARRVLTAAGQWQALPAEWTVADPALAEHLAAQLAILPMPESSRAVLSALWRGALARQPRLDAAVLDRLVAEGRLDARDRAACFKGGRPSVTVVAVR
- a CDS encoding protein of unknown function (Evidence 5 : Unknown function), with translation MDWEVDPEGLEVLLHRLARFRLPIVVTENGIATTDDGFRTAFLEAHLAALARAGAAGVPIRGYFYWAALDNFEWALGFGPRFGLIAVDYATQARRVRPSAAVLGAWARAGPPSAPPPPSPTGDRL
- a CDS encoding putative Beta-glucosidase (Evidence 3 : Putative function from multiple computational evidences; Product type e : enzyme), yielding MPAPTWPADLPPFLWGAATSAHQVEGGTDNDWTDWEAAGRVRGQARSGAACDHWHRYREDLDLLQAIGLNAYRFSVEWSRVEPEPGRVDPAALDHYREVARAARTRGLIPCVTLHHFTLPRWFARRGGFAAAGAGRPFLAQVARTVRALAPWVPCFVVFNEPLIYVLMGYVRGEWPPGLRQPHRLLTLSRRLARLQREAYAVIKAEAPGALVGVAKHQVHFLPATPRWRDRAAAALAGRLFNDAFLEAVADRLDFIGLNYYTRNWVTARHPHPRFPSPRRTGGTGHGHGLGGGS
- a CDS encoding Diacylglycerol kinase; translated protein: MGPAILIYNPAAGNGHARRVYESLRPELERRGVEVRATEGPGHATDIARGLAGEAVTVVSLGGDGTHHEVVNGLGPHARAVLAVIPAGTGNDFARVLDLPPDPLGCLAVALDEPGPQGPRIRQLDLGQVNRTYFLTVAGIGFDAEVAGWVNARQSRKGSGTWTFVRGILANLFTYRFRPLEVHVGEAARRRETFMLTAGNTPFYAGGIHICPGADPTDGLLTVLWVGRLPRLEVLPLLVKAYRGNHTGHPAVETFNAARLEVNGPPELWVDADGELIGHLPVTLGVVPKALAVRAGAGA
- the nfo gene encoding putative endonuclease 4 (Evidence 3 : Putative function from multiple computational evidences); amino-acid sequence: MRIGCHLSVAKGYAAAVARAPGLGANCFQYFTKNPRGFRNAKPVDQADAARGRELLAQEDVVTIGHAPYLINLASPDDELYHLSIEALVGDLVVAEARGSYGVVVHCGKGKDRDRAWALARMQEALATVLGRYSGPVRLLLENTAGQGSEIGTTLEELLLLAEPFAPERLGFCFDTQHAFAAGVVPDGEVTAFPGFAEPRYLDRLGAIHLNDSMVPFGARRDRHELIGQGFIGPRRIRAVLADPRLQTVPFYLETPVAKEAQYADEIRTCHALLAGDPDALALTNRDAPAEGGARIPE
- the adhA gene encoding putative alcohol dehydrogenase AdhA (Evidence 3 : Putative function from multiple computational evidences; Product type e : enzyme); this encodes METGSGTMGAWVLEQAAPLEDARLTFRWRTDRPRPRPGPGEVLVEVATCGVCHTDLHTVEGELPLPAPGGIPGHQVVGRVVETAPDATEVCPPPGIDPGLAGALLAAAGQPGTDTWQLRPGTRVGVAWLYDACGRCPACLRGEENLCPQARFTGLSVPGGYAEALTAPARYLVPLPARFDDVRAAPLLCAGIIGYRSLRLAGVGPDRPRTLGLWGFGASAHLALQLARHWGCRVYVFTRSAAHRALALRLGAAWAGAAGDPPPEPLEAGITFAPVGRLIPQALAALAPGGVLAINAVHLQDGIPAFDYRLLYGERVLRSVANATRRDAWEWMYWADQAGVEPEVERWPMSQAREALVRVKAAAVQGSAVLVRGGDS
- a CDS encoding conserved protein of unknown function (Evidence 4 : Unknown function but conserved in other organisms) translates to MPADESREAAYPIIGPVEEGTDLLDRKLLAYFKALGPDYAKLIGFRFARPVDEVRARLEHLEALGLVERVEGRIVKYYHRRVKAVKHRNHTYYQLTREGDHFLRRHPTEPPPITHPKR
- the mccB gene encoding Cystathionine gamma-lyase — protein: MIATHRFGIDSLLAHAGTGQDPVYGSVTTPIYQTVTFQHRGDALGTYDYSRTRNPTRSALEEALTRLEGGAGARVFASGMAAITALFLLLHQGDHILLTDDLYGGTYRVLTDYLGHLGLDFDFVDTRDPQEVERHWRGTTRMLFVETPSNPVLRISDIRALAALAHRHDARLVVDNTFMTFYRQRPLELGADIVVYSATKYLAGHNDVLAGALVARGPEDAERLGEVANGTGGVLGPLDAYLTLRGLKTLGLRLTRQEENARRVARALADHPAVARVYYPELEPEANARHRRQAGGPGGMVSFVLRDPGRVAAVMDRLQLVLPAVSLGGTESLITHPYSETHRELPEPLRRRLGIVPGLLRLSAGVEDPDDLIWDLRQALA